One genomic region from Thalassotalea sp. PS06 encodes:
- a CDS encoding MBL fold metallo-hydrolase, which yields MSPLPVLKKFFALITALFLIVTLSSCDRLVKSQIKKQIQQLQESQEQLLTSENLHVVTLGTGGPISNKTRVSSGIAVIADGKFFLIDVGPGIVRNLNLESLPGGRITAVLLTHFHSDHISELGELNFMTWALGRPYPLDVYGPEGVDEIVNGFNQAYALDSSYRTAHHGEKWMPSKNSTMLPNTIGIAAGQDSSVIYEENGLKIIAFQTDHSPVKPSLGYRFEYKGNVAVISGDTVATETLAKYAENADLFFCEALNKELISTFSEIAEEAGNPRLSAQMHDVLDYHVSPVEAAKLAQQAKVKKLVLVHIVPPVENMIVKSLFLDGTSEAFNGEIIVAEDGDHFELTPK from the coding sequence TTGTCCCCATTACCTGTCTTAAAAAAGTTTTTTGCATTGATTACCGCGCTTTTTCTCATAGTAACCCTGAGCTCCTGTGACAGATTGGTAAAAAGTCAGATTAAAAAGCAGATACAACAACTTCAGGAAAGTCAGGAACAGCTATTAACCAGCGAAAACCTACATGTGGTTACTCTCGGCACCGGCGGCCCAATCAGCAATAAAACCCGGGTAAGCAGTGGTATCGCCGTTATCGCCGATGGAAAATTTTTCCTGATAGATGTTGGCCCGGGTATTGTCAGAAACCTGAACCTGGAATCTCTACCTGGTGGCCGTATTACCGCGGTTTTGCTTACTCATTTTCATTCCGACCATATTTCTGAGCTGGGCGAACTGAACTTTATGACCTGGGCTTTGGGTCGCCCTTATCCTTTGGATGTTTATGGCCCTGAAGGCGTTGACGAAATCGTCAACGGATTCAATCAGGCCTATGCACTGGATTCAAGTTATCGAACCGCCCATCATGGTGAAAAGTGGATGCCTTCGAAAAACTCAACCATGCTTCCCAATACTATTGGTATTGCAGCAGGACAAGATTCCTCAGTGATTTATGAAGAGAACGGACTCAAGATCATCGCCTTCCAAACCGATCATTCCCCCGTCAAACCATCTCTTGGTTATCGCTTTGAATATAAGGGCAATGTCGCGGTGATATCCGGCGATACGGTCGCCACCGAGACACTGGCAAAATATGCCGAGAATGCCGATCTTTTCTTTTGTGAAGCCCTTAACAAAGAGTTAATTTCGACCTTCTCTGAGATTGCTGAAGAAGCTGGTAACCCAAGATTGTCGGCGCAAATGCACGATGTTCTCGATTACCACGTCAGTCCGGTTGAGGCGGCAAAATTGGCTCAACAAGCCAAGGTTAAAAAGCTGGTGTTAGTGCACATCGTCCCGCCAGTCGAAAACATGATCGTAAAATCGCTATTTCTTGACGGTACGAGTGAAGCATTTAACGGAGAGATTATTGTTGCTGAAGATGGCGATCATTTTGAGTTAACGCCCAAATAA
- a CDS encoding OprO/OprP family phosphate-selective porin, giving the protein MNKLCGVCVVGGILLLPVSDSKAEADTSSFTLGGALRGNYSWLDYSTDSNGSFDFDLFRLDLKAEKNQWFVDVQYRWYKAFDAIHHAELGYQFSDQQSIRAGVTQVPFGIEPYASHSFWFGGTYYLGFEDDYDTGIKWRFVGERWTLDTAYFVHSEYNDADRWDRYSFDLANSSKDGIGFEEDGQFNIRGQYQLGVHLIGTSVQIGRFNNTSTNESGEHRAIAFHIDSRFEHDWNLQLQYINYDYEAEEALGTDNKRITMAAFEAPFEIATRADVISVNLAKSFTVNNRFIDSFTCYNDHTYIAPTSGAGLTDSIQNVTGCSFVKGGLYTYVDWIAGKNMWFVGGPGIGMTKACQNGVRD; this is encoded by the coding sequence GTGAACAAGCTTTGTGGTGTCTGTGTTGTCGGTGGAATATTGCTCTTGCCTGTAAGCGATTCTAAGGCAGAAGCTGATACTTCGTCATTCACTTTAGGTGGTGCCCTTCGCGGAAATTACTCCTGGCTAGATTACAGCACCGATAGCAATGGCAGCTTCGATTTCGATTTATTTCGCCTTGACCTCAAAGCCGAAAAGAACCAATGGTTTGTTGACGTTCAATATCGTTGGTATAAAGCCTTTGATGCCATCCATCATGCCGAGTTGGGCTATCAATTTAGCGATCAGCAAAGTATTCGCGCCGGTGTTACGCAAGTACCGTTTGGCATTGAGCCTTACGCTTCTCACAGCTTCTGGTTCGGCGGCACTTATTATCTCGGTTTCGAAGACGATTATGATACTGGCATAAAATGGCGTTTTGTGGGTGAACGCTGGACCTTAGACACCGCTTACTTTGTTCATAGTGAATATAACGATGCAGATCGTTGGGACCGCTACTCCTTTGATTTAGCCAACTCCAGCAAGGACGGAATCGGTTTTGAAGAAGACGGTCAGTTTAATATCAGGGGTCAGTACCAGCTTGGCGTCCACCTTATTGGCACCTCTGTACAAATCGGTAGATTCAATAACACCAGCACTAATGAATCTGGTGAACACCGGGCCATAGCCTTTCATATCGATAGTCGTTTTGAGCATGACTGGAACCTGCAACTGCAATACATCAACTACGACTATGAAGCGGAAGAAGCGTTAGGGACTGACAATAAACGCATTACCATGGCAGCCTTTGAAGCGCCCTTTGAGATAGCCACAAGGGCCGATGTTATCAGTGTCAACCTGGCAAAATCCTTTACCGTAAATAATCGTTTTATTGACTCATTCACCTGTTATAACGATCACACCTATATTGCCCCTACCTCTGGGGCAGGACTTACCGATTCCATCCAAAACGTTACCGGTTGTTCATTCGTCAAAGGCGGCCTGTACACCTATGTGGATTGGATTGCCGGTAAAAATATGTGGTTTGTTGGCGGTCCGGGCATTGGCATGACGAAGGCCTGTCAAAATGGCGTTCGCGATTAA
- a CDS encoding rhodanese-related sulfurtransferase, with the protein MSQYVVCALYKFVRLENFEQIRKPLHQTMENNEVKGTLLLALEGINGTIAGPRQGIDNVLAFLKADERLADISYKESYTDNAPFKRCKVKLKKEIVTMGVEGIDPRQVVGTYVKPKDWNELISDPEVFVVDTRNDYEVEIGTFKNAVNPNTETFREFPDYVAKNMDPAKHKKVAMFCTGGIRCEKSTAYMKEQGFEEVYHLEGGILQYLEDVPEAETMWEGDCFVFDDRVTVDHSLEKGIYDQCHACRMPITEEDKLRPEYQKGVSCHRCIDKVTDEQRARYAEREKQINLAKERGEDHIGGGVSKVIAERRAEKKAEVERQRQGQKG; encoded by the coding sequence ATGTCACAATACGTTGTTTGTGCTCTGTATAAATTTGTCCGTTTGGAAAATTTTGAGCAAATCCGAAAGCCGCTTCATCAAACCATGGAAAATAATGAAGTTAAAGGTACGTTGTTATTAGCATTGGAAGGGATAAACGGTACTATCGCCGGCCCTCGCCAGGGCATTGATAATGTCTTAGCATTTTTGAAAGCCGATGAACGCTTAGCGGATATTTCTTACAAAGAATCTTATACCGACAACGCGCCATTCAAGCGTTGCAAAGTAAAGCTTAAAAAAGAAATCGTTACTATGGGCGTCGAGGGTATTGACCCGCGTCAGGTAGTAGGTACTTACGTAAAACCAAAAGACTGGAACGAATTAATTTCTGATCCGGAAGTTTTCGTTGTTGATACCCGTAATGATTACGAAGTTGAAATCGGTACCTTTAAAAATGCCGTAAATCCAAATACCGAAACATTCCGTGAATTCCCTGATTATGTTGCGAAAAACATGGATCCGGCGAAACACAAGAAGGTTGCGATGTTCTGTACCGGTGGTATTCGTTGTGAAAAATCTACCGCTTACATGAAAGAACAGGGATTTGAAGAGGTTTATCACTTAGAAGGCGGCATCTTACAGTATCTGGAAGATGTGCCGGAAGCCGAGACCATGTGGGAAGGTGACTGTTTCGTATTTGACGATCGCGTAACCGTAGACCACAGCCTGGAAAAAGGTATCTACGATCAGTGTCACGCGTGCCGTATGCCAATTACCGAAGAAGACAAACTACGTCCTGAATATCAAAAAGGCGTCAGTTGTCATCGTTGTATCGACAAAGTCACTGACGAGCAACGTGCTCGTTATGCTGAGCGTGAAAAGCAGATTAATCTTGCCAAAGAGCGCGGTGAAGACCATATCGGTGGTGGCGTAAGTAAAGTGATTGCTGAGCGTCGCGCTGAGAAAAAAGCTGAAGTTGAGCGTCAGCGTCAAGGCCAGAAAGGCTAA
- a CDS encoding sodium/sugar symporter, translating into METTLATLDISVFIAYVIGLLCLALWISRNDKQGGADTKDYFLASKALPWWAIGASLIASNISAEQIIGMSGSGYAVGLAIASYEWMAAITLIIVGKYMLPIFLKNKIFTMPQYLEQRFGKEVKTTMAVFWLGVYIFVNLTAILWLGGLAIQTVAGVDWMFGMIFLAVFSVAYSLYGGLKAVAYTDILQVVLLVFGGLFLSYLALVAVSDGEGMIAGFTVLTEKVPSHFDMILSEDNPFYKDLPGISVLIGGMWVMNFSYWGFNQYIIQRALAAKDVKEAQKGIAFAAYLKLLMPVIVVLPGIAAVILYPDLTRPDEAYPSMMGLMPVGIKGLVFAALVAAIVSSLASMTNSISTIFTMDIYQHVKPGKSQRHYVHIGRIASLLSLCIALIVAEPLLGKFDQAFQYIQEFTGFFTPGIVVIFVMGMFWKRANSAGALTAAIGSAVLSVTLKYFWPELPFMDRVGIVFLLCLGLCYLVSMMTKPPQSDESVSLDEVSFATDKTFNIAAIGVAIILTALYATWW; encoded by the coding sequence ATGGAAACAACATTAGCAACATTGGATATCAGCGTTTTTATTGCTTACGTTATCGGTCTATTGTGCCTTGCACTTTGGATTTCCCGAAACGATAAGCAAGGTGGCGCAGATACCAAAGATTACTTCCTCGCGTCAAAAGCCCTGCCATGGTGGGCCATAGGCGCATCACTCATCGCATCCAATATTTCCGCAGAGCAAATTATTGGTATGTCAGGCTCAGGTTATGCTGTTGGCCTGGCGATTGCTTCATATGAATGGATGGCGGCAATCACGTTGATTATTGTCGGTAAATACATGTTGCCGATTTTCCTGAAAAACAAGATATTTACCATGCCGCAGTATCTTGAGCAGCGTTTTGGTAAAGAAGTTAAAACCACCATGGCGGTGTTCTGGCTTGGGGTTTATATCTTCGTAAACCTGACTGCAATTTTATGGTTAGGTGGCCTGGCGATTCAGACGGTGGCTGGTGTCGACTGGATGTTCGGGATGATTTTCCTGGCGGTATTCTCAGTTGCCTACTCTTTATACGGTGGCTTAAAAGCCGTTGCCTATACCGATATTCTGCAAGTTGTTTTATTAGTGTTCGGTGGTTTGTTCTTAAGTTACCTGGCGCTTGTGGCGGTCAGCGATGGCGAAGGCATGATAGCTGGATTTACGGTATTGACGGAAAAAGTACCGTCGCATTTCGATATGATTTTGTCTGAAGACAATCCTTTCTATAAAGACCTTCCGGGCATTTCCGTTTTAATCGGTGGTATGTGGGTAATGAACTTCAGTTACTGGGGCTTTAACCAATACATCATCCAACGCGCGTTGGCTGCAAAAGATGTCAAAGAAGCGCAAAAGGGTATTGCCTTTGCTGCTTACCTGAAGCTTCTAATGCCAGTAATCGTCGTGTTACCGGGTATTGCTGCGGTTATCCTGTATCCGGACTTAACCCGACCAGATGAAGCATATCCATCGATGATGGGACTAATGCCGGTCGGTATCAAAGGTCTGGTATTTGCAGCCTTAGTAGCGGCGATTGTTTCATCGCTGGCATCGATGACCAACAGTATTTCTACTATCTTCACTATGGATATTTATCAGCACGTTAAGCCGGGTAAGAGCCAGCGTCATTATGTGCATATTGGCCGAATTGCGTCGTTATTATCTTTGTGTATCGCATTGATTGTTGCTGAGCCGTTATTAGGTAAATTTGACCAGGCATTCCAGTATATTCAGGAATTCACTGGCTTCTTTACTCCAGGTATTGTGGTGATATTCGTTATGGGGATGTTCTGGAAACGTGCTAACTCTGCTGGCGCGCTAACCGCAGCAATTGGCTCTGCGGTGCTTTCAGTGACGCTAAAATACTTTTGGCCTGAATTGCCATTTATGGACCGTGTCGGAATCGTATTCCTGCTTTGCTTAGGCTTATGTTATCTGGTTTCGATGATGACCAAACCACCGCAAAGCGATGAAAGTGTGAGCCTTGATGAAGTTAGTTTTGCAACGGACAAGACGTTCAACATTGCAGCTATCGGTGTGGCGATTATTCTCACCGCGCTTTACGCGACGTGGTGGTAA
- a CDS encoding lecithin retinol acyltransferase family protein, producing MVLPLVWVGAAIASAVAVGELSERNRQAELRRPTPQGHTRKGLGKYASGIGKYPKQKLAKEKGKETLAKIKPGALLCCGLGGVLEHTGILIDRFTIVELHGSGLVKAISPERFLAERSGSEIYVACDSKGEALASEETAERAAKLVYSYQQYDLIKNNCHRFAWTCINGEEMELTTFYLLNNFLSRKSNRIIYWDRWDGWK from the coding sequence ATGGTTTTACCTTTGGTATGGGTCGGTGCGGCAATCGCCTCTGCGGTTGCAGTGGGCGAATTGTCTGAGCGCAATCGTCAGGCGGAATTAAGACGACCAACACCACAAGGCCATACTCGAAAAGGCCTGGGTAAATACGCCAGTGGTATTGGTAAATACCCGAAACAAAAACTGGCCAAAGAAAAAGGCAAAGAAACCCTGGCTAAGATCAAACCCGGGGCATTATTGTGTTGTGGTTTAGGGGGAGTGCTGGAGCACACCGGTATTCTTATCGACCGTTTCACCATAGTCGAACTGCATGGCAGTGGGCTGGTAAAAGCCATATCTCCAGAGCGTTTTTTGGCGGAGCGCTCGGGCAGTGAGATCTATGTCGCTTGCGATTCAAAGGGTGAGGCGCTCGCCAGTGAAGAAACGGCGGAACGCGCGGCTAAATTAGTATACAGCTATCAGCAGTACGACCTGATCAAAAACAACTGTCACCGATTTGCCTGGACTTGTATTAATGGCGAGGAAATGGAGTTAACGACCTTTTACCTGCTTAACAATTTCCTGTCACGAAAAAGCAATCGAATCATCTACTGGGATCGCTGGGACGGTTGGAAATAG
- a CDS encoding iron-containing alcohol dehydrogenase: MFIKLFSRLYQFGLKLFVLVFPFPKPKLYQGSEGLQDWAKTIKDKGETKLLLVTDETLVNLGVINPVIAALENEQISYSLFSQVQPNPTIANVEHGLQQYLDNQCQAIVAIGGGSVMDCAKLIGARAVKPKKSVKQLKGLFKILKKLPPFYAIPTTAGTGSETTIVAVISDPEVQQKYAVTDLVLAPKAAILVPELTTGLPGHITATTGMDALTHAIESYIGNNATPFTKKRSLVACKLIFVNLPKAYANGSDTQARLAMLQGSFYAGEAFTRASVGYVHAIAHQLGAIYNTPHGLANSVILPKVLRWYGKSVVRKLAEISDHCALASPSKTATEKAQGVIELIESMNQEMAIPNQLSEVQNQDIDQIVDAALKEAQLDYPVPKFMEKADCRGVVEKLVA, from the coding sequence TTGTTCATTAAATTATTCTCCCGTTTATACCAATTCGGTTTAAAGCTCTTCGTTCTCGTCTTCCCTTTTCCAAAGCCTAAGCTTTATCAAGGCAGTGAAGGCCTGCAAGACTGGGCCAAAACCATTAAAGACAAAGGCGAGACTAAATTATTACTGGTTACCGATGAAACCTTGGTAAACCTCGGGGTCATCAATCCCGTTATTGCCGCTCTGGAAAATGAACAGATAAGCTATTCCCTGTTTAGCCAGGTGCAGCCGAATCCTACCATTGCTAATGTTGAACACGGCTTGCAGCAATACCTTGATAACCAATGTCAGGCGATTGTTGCTATTGGCGGCGGTTCGGTAATGGATTGCGCTAAGCTGATTGGTGCCAGAGCGGTGAAACCGAAAAAGTCCGTTAAACAGCTTAAAGGTCTGTTCAAAATCCTGAAAAAACTTCCGCCTTTCTATGCGATTCCTACCACAGCGGGAACCGGCTCGGAAACAACTATTGTTGCGGTAATCTCTGACCCAGAGGTTCAGCAAAAATATGCGGTAACTGATTTAGTGTTAGCACCGAAAGCTGCGATATTAGTACCGGAGCTTACCACCGGATTACCTGGACATATCACCGCAACAACCGGGATGGACGCCCTTACCCACGCCATTGAATCTTATATTGGCAATAATGCGACACCATTTACCAAAAAGCGCTCGTTAGTGGCCTGTAAGCTCATCTTTGTAAACCTGCCTAAGGCTTATGCGAACGGAAGTGACACCCAGGCACGTCTTGCCATGTTGCAAGGCTCTTTCTATGCAGGTGAAGCTTTTACCCGCGCAAGCGTTGGTTATGTTCATGCCATCGCCCATCAGTTAGGGGCGATATACAATACCCCGCACGGTCTTGCCAACTCGGTGATCCTGCCCAAAGTATTACGTTGGTACGGAAAGTCTGTAGTGCGCAAATTAGCTGAAATATCTGATCACTGCGCTTTAGCATCCCCCTCAAAAACAGCGACCGAGAAAGCACAAGGAGTTATCGAGTTAATTGAATCGATGAATCAGGAAATGGCAATTCCGAATCAGTTATCGGAAGTGCAAAACCAGGATATCGACCAGATAGTCGATGCGGCGCTAAAAGAAGCGCAGCTGGATTATCCGGTGCCTAAATTTATGGAAAAAGCAGATTGTCGCGGTGTGGTTGAAAAGCTGGTAGCTTAG
- a CDS encoding proline--tRNA ligase — protein MRTSKYLLSTLKETPANAEVISHQFMLRAGLVRPVASGLYTWLPTGLKVLKKVENIVREEMDKAGAIETLMPMVQPADLWEESGRWTDYGPELLRLEDRHHRPFVLGPTHEEVITKLISSELSSYKQLPINLYQIQTKFRDEIRPRFGVMRGREFLMKDAYSFHLSQECLSNTYQDMHTAYCNIFTRLGLDFRPVIADTGSIGGDASHEFHVLADSGEDDIAFSDGSDYAANIEKAEALAPNTERGAATAELTKVETPNVHTIEEVSKFFDVAAADVVKTLLVLGEHEEGETAPVVALVLRGDHELNEIKAEKIAGVAAPLTFATDEQIKAVANCDAGSIGPAGLDIDIIVDRSAAVMSDFICGANESGYHFTGANFDRDINNYNVEDIRNVVAGDPSPCGNGNLTIKRGIEVGHIFQLGEKYADAMNAGVLTETGKNQTLTMGCYGIGVSRIVAAAIEQNHDENGIIWPDAIAPFKVVIIPMNMHKSHRVQETAEKLYAELTAAGVEVLFDDRKERPGVMFKDMELIGIPHAIVVGERNIDNAQVEYKNRRSGEKSLIAIDEAVEFVINK, from the coding sequence ATGCGTACCAGTAAATATCTTCTTTCTACGCTTAAAGAAACTCCGGCAAACGCCGAAGTCATCAGTCACCAATTTATGTTACGAGCAGGTCTTGTTCGTCCTGTAGCTTCAGGTTTGTACACCTGGTTACCGACAGGTTTAAAGGTGCTGAAAAAAGTAGAAAACATCGTACGCGAAGAAATGGACAAAGCCGGTGCTATCGAAACCCTGATGCCTATGGTTCAGCCGGCTGACCTTTGGGAAGAATCTGGTCGTTGGACCGATTATGGCCCAGAGTTGCTGCGTCTTGAAGACCGTCATCACCGTCCATTCGTGCTAGGTCCAACTCACGAAGAAGTGATCACTAAGTTAATCAGCTCTGAGCTTTCCAGCTACAAGCAATTACCGATTAACTTATATCAGATCCAAACTAAGTTTCGCGATGAAATTCGCCCTCGTTTTGGTGTAATGCGTGGCCGTGAGTTCCTGATGAAAGATGCCTATTCTTTCCACTTATCTCAAGAATGTCTGTCTAACACCTACCAGGATATGCATACCGCGTATTGCAATATCTTTACCCGTTTAGGTTTAGATTTCCGTCCGGTAATCGCTGACACCGGCTCTATTGGTGGCGATGCCTCGCACGAATTCCACGTATTGGCCGATTCTGGTGAAGATGATATTGCTTTCAGTGATGGCAGCGATTACGCAGCTAACATCGAAAAAGCGGAAGCCCTAGCGCCAAATACCGAGCGCGGCGCTGCTACCGCAGAGTTAACTAAGGTAGAAACGCCAAACGTTCACACCATTGAAGAAGTTTCGAAATTCTTTGATGTTGCAGCAGCAGACGTGGTGAAAACCTTATTAGTTCTGGGCGAGCACGAAGAAGGTGAAACCGCGCCGGTGGTTGCTTTGGTATTGCGTGGCGATCATGAGCTAAACGAAATTAAAGCCGAAAAGATTGCTGGTGTTGCCGCACCGCTAACGTTTGCAACTGACGAGCAAATCAAAGCGGTTGCCAATTGCGATGCAGGTTCTATTGGCCCGGCGGGTTTAGATATCGACATCATTGTTGATCGCAGCGCTGCGGTTATGTCTGACTTTATCTGTGGTGCCAATGAAAGTGGTTATCACTTCACTGGTGCAAACTTCGATCGCGATATCAACAACTACAACGTCGAAGATATCCGCAATGTTGTCGCTGGCGACCCAAGCCCTTGTGGTAACGGTAATCTAACCATCAAACGTGGTATTGAAGTAGGTCATATCTTCCAGTTAGGTGAGAAATATGCCGATGCCATGAATGCAGGTGTTCTCACGGAAACCGGTAAAAACCAGACCTTAACCATGGGTTGTTACGGTATCGGTGTTTCCCGAATCGTTGCTGCGGCAATCGAGCAAAACCACGATGAAAACGGCATTATCTGGCCGGATGCTATTGCACCGTTTAAGGTTGTGATCATTCCCATGAATATGCACAAGTCGCATCGAGTTCAGGAAACTGCTGAGAAGCTATACGCAGAACTAACAGCCGCCGGTGTTGAAGTGCTATTTGACGATCGTAAAGAGCGTCCGGGCGTTATGTTCAAAGATATGGAGCTAATCGGTATTCCCCACGCCATCGTTGTTGGTGAGCGTAATATCGACAATGCTCAGGTTGAATACAAAAACCGCCGCAGTGGTGAGAAATCACTTATCGCTATCGATGAAGCGGTTGAGTTTGTTATCAATAAATAA
- a CDS encoding ABC transporter ATP-binding protein codes for MADQPLQAALEVQNLTWNVAEQNILTDINLSIEQGARVAIIGPNGAGKTSLLKCIAGLQKDFTGDINIGGEPISSLSTRQIAQRLAYVSQHQSTPFDLTVNDIVRMGLLANKPLLALNGAFDDSHDDQHIAESLQLVGLKHKRWHSFNTLSGGEQQRVLIARSVVQSPKLLIMDEPTNHLDIYYQHQILALANELDLTLIFSIHNLELASQYANTLVLLNEGKIVAKGNADSVLTSNLLEQVFKLPCLVESHPINPGKRITFAANTPDAARKAQ; via the coding sequence TTGGCGGACCAGCCCTTACAAGCAGCACTCGAGGTTCAAAACCTTACCTGGAATGTTGCTGAGCAAAACATACTCACCGATATCAATCTGAGCATTGAACAGGGTGCACGTGTGGCTATTATCGGCCCGAATGGCGCCGGTAAAACCTCCCTGCTCAAATGTATCGCAGGTTTGCAAAAAGACTTTACGGGTGACATCAATATTGGCGGGGAGCCAATATCCTCACTTTCCACCAGGCAGATTGCCCAGCGCCTGGCCTATGTCAGCCAACATCAAAGTACCCCTTTCGACTTAACCGTAAATGACATCGTGCGCATGGGACTGCTCGCCAACAAACCCCTGCTTGCCTTAAATGGCGCTTTTGATGATTCCCATGACGATCAGCACATTGCTGAATCACTGCAATTAGTCGGCCTTAAACACAAACGCTGGCATTCATTTAATACCCTTTCCGGCGGTGAGCAACAGCGAGTATTAATTGCCCGTTCGGTCGTACAATCGCCAAAACTATTAATCATGGATGAGCCAACGAATCATCTGGATATTTACTACCAGCATCAGATTTTAGCGCTTGCCAATGAATTAGATTTAACCCTTATTTTTTCTATTCATAACCTTGAGTTGGCCAGTCAGTATGCAAATACACTAGTACTGCTAAATGAAGGGAAGATCGTTGCCAAAGGAAATGCAGATTCAGTATTAACGTCGAATCTGTTAGAACAGGTATTCAAACTGCCCTGCCTGGTTGAGTCGCATCCAATAAACCCAGGTAAGCGTATTACGTTTGCCGCGAATACACCGGATGCAGCGAGGAAAGCGCAATGA
- a CDS encoding pyridoxal phosphate-dependent aminotransferase, which produces MKTFEKSSKLSDVCYDIRGQIATEARRLEEEGHKILKLNIGNPAPFGFLAPDDILRDVIHNLPTAQGYSESQGIYSARVAVMQYYQQRGLKNLNVDNIYIGNGVSELIVMAMQALLNTGDEVLIPAPDYPLWTAAVSLSSGKPVHYRCDDENHWYPDIDDIKSKINENTKAIVLINPNNPTGAVYPQEVLQQIIDVAKQHQLIVFSDEIYDKVLYDGAEHVPTARLSEDVLVVTMGGLSKNYRIAGFRAGWMMLTGPLLRAQGYMEGLNMLSSMRLCANVPCQHAIQTALGGYQSINELVNDGGRLKNQLDIAHSMLNNIDGLSCHKAKGAMYLFVKVDGERLGINNCEQMVLDILRQEKILLVHGKAFNFKEGIYFRLVFLPHSEDLIDAINRLKHFFSHYSQY; this is translated from the coding sequence ATGAAAACCTTTGAAAAATCTTCCAAGCTCTCCGATGTTTGCTACGACATACGTGGTCAGATAGCGACCGAAGCACGCCGCCTAGAAGAAGAGGGTCATAAGATCCTTAAGCTAAACATTGGCAACCCTGCCCCGTTTGGCTTTCTGGCACCGGACGATATTTTGCGGGATGTGATTCACAATCTACCTACAGCACAGGGCTACAGCGAATCCCAGGGGATATACTCCGCTCGTGTCGCCGTGATGCAGTACTACCAGCAGCGCGGCCTGAAAAACCTCAATGTCGACAACATTTACATTGGTAATGGTGTTAGTGAGTTAATTGTGATGGCGATGCAGGCACTGTTAAATACTGGTGATGAGGTGTTGATACCTGCGCCGGACTATCCGTTATGGACCGCTGCAGTATCGTTATCGTCAGGAAAGCCGGTGCATTATCGTTGTGATGATGAAAACCACTGGTATCCGGATATCGATGATATCAAGAGCAAAATTAATGAGAATACTAAGGCTATTGTCCTTATCAATCCCAATAATCCAACCGGTGCGGTTTACCCACAAGAGGTATTGCAACAAATCATCGATGTTGCCAAACAACATCAACTGATTGTGTTTTCCGATGAAATTTACGACAAGGTCTTATACGATGGTGCTGAGCATGTGCCTACAGCACGCTTAAGTGAAGATGTGTTGGTCGTCACCATGGGGGGGTTGTCGAAAAATTATCGTATCGCCGGATTCCGCGCCGGCTGGATGATGTTAACCGGTCCATTGCTCAGAGCTCAGGGTTATATGGAAGGGCTGAATATGCTCTCTTCAATGCGGCTTTGCGCCAATGTTCCCTGTCAACACGCGATACAAACAGCATTGGGCGGTTATCAAAGTATTAATGAGTTGGTTAATGACGGTGGACGGTTGAAGAACCAATTAGACATTGCTCATTCGATGCTCAATAACATCGACGGCTTGAGTTGTCATAAAGCCAAAGGTGCCATGTATTTGTTTGTGAAGGTTGATGGCGAGCGATTAGGCATCAATAATTGTGAACAGATGGTGTTGGATATTCTGCGTCAGGAAAAGATATTGTTGGTGCACGGCAAAGCCTTTAATTTCAAAGAAGGTATATATTTCCGCCTGGTATTTTTACCACACTCCGAAGATTTGATTGACGCTATCAACCGACTGAAGCACTTCTTCAGCCATTATTCGCAGTATTAA